In Helicobacter pylori Shi112, the genomic window ATTCCAAACAGCTCACGCAAGGCAAACGCTCTCTTTTGTTTGAAGAAGCTTTGTGCGAGTTTTTAGGCGTTAAGCATGCGTTAGTGTTTAACAGCGCGACTTCAGCCCTTTTAACGCTCTATAGGAATTTTAGCGATTTTAACGCTGATTGCAATGAAATAATCACCACCCCTATAAGCTTTGTAGCGACGGCTAACATGCTTTTAGAAAGCGGTTACAAACCCGTATTTGCTGAAATTAAAAACGATGGCAATATAGATGAATTAGCCCTAGAAAAGCTCATTAACGAAAAAACCAAAGCCATAGTGAGCGTGGATTATGCCGGTAAAAGCGTGGAAGTAGGAAGCATTCAAAAGCTTTGCAAAAGGCATTCTTTGAGTTTTCTTTCTGACAGCTCGCATGCTCTAGGGAGCGAGTATCAAAACAAAAAAGTGGGAGACTTTGCGTTAGCGAGCGTGTTTAGTTTCCATGCCATTAAGCCTATCACTACGGCTGAAGGGGGAGCGGTCGTTACTAACGATAGCGAATTGTATGAAAAAATGAAATTGTTTCGCTCTCATGGCATGCTCAAAAAAGATTTTTTTGAAGGCGAAGTCAAAAGCATAGGGCATAACTTCCGCTTGAATGAAATCCAAAGCGCTTTGGGTTTGAGCCAGCTTAAAAAAGCCCCCCTTTTAATGCAAAAAAGAGAAGAAATCGCTCTAGTTTATGATAGGATTTTTAAAGATAACCCCTATTTCACCCCTTTACACCCCTTGTTAAAAGATAAAAGCTCTAACCACCTTTATCCTATTTTAATGCGCCAAAAATTTTTTACATGCAAAAAACTCATTTTAGAAAATTTGCACAAGCGTGGCATTTTAGCCCAAGTGCATTACAAGCCCATTTACCAATACCAATTGTATCAACAGCTCTTTAACACAGCCCCCTTAAAAAGTGCAGAGGATTTTTATCGCACTGAAATTTCCTTACCTTGTCATGCGAATTTAGATTTAGAGAGCGTTCAAAACATCGCTCATGGCGTTTTAAAAACTTTTGAGGATCTTAAGATAGAATGAGTTCCATTTAGGGCTTCAAATTTTAATCATTAAGAATGGTGCGGAAGAAAGGAATCGAACCTTCATGCCTTGCGGCGCTAGATCCTAAGTCTAGTGCGTCTACCAATTTCGCCACTTCCGCACACCGCACGCAATCGCGCACATAAATAAGAAGTAGAAAACAAAGAAGCAGTATTTTAGCTGTTTAATCCTTTAAAAATACTGAAAAATTGAAGCTTCTTAAAATTTGGAGTTTTTTCTGGCTTTAGGGAGTTTTAAATTCTTTTAAGGTATTCTAACAAGGCTATATCATTAGATAGTTTTAAGGAAATTAAGGAACAAAATGGAAGTTTCACGCAAGAAAATTTACAACCCCAATTCTACAGAAAGTGTGAATGAAAGAAAGATTTTTGGGGGCAATCCTACAAGCATGTTTGATTTGAATAAGATCAAGTATCAATGGGCGGATCATTTGTGGAAAACGATGCTCGCTAACACCTGGTTTGCTGAAGAAGTGAGCATGAATGATGACAAAAGGGATTATTTGAAATTAAGCGCAGAAGAAAAGATCGGCTATGACAGAGCTTTAGCGCAACTCATTTTTATGGACAGCTTGCAAACCAATAATTTAATTGATAATGTCAATCCCTTTATCACTAGCCCTGAAATCAATTTGTGTTTGGTGCGTCAAGCTTATGAAGAAGCCTTACACAGCCATGCGTATGCGGTGATGGTAGAAAGCATAAGCGCGAATACTGAAGAAATTTATGATATGTGGCGTAACGACATGCAATTAAAAAGCAAGAATGACTATATCGCGCAAGTGTATATGGAATTAGCCAAAAACCCTACAGAAGAAAACATTCTCAAAGCGCTTTTTGCGAACCAGATTTTAGAGGGGATTTATTTTTATAGCGGGTTTAGCTATTTTTACACTTTGGCTAGAAGCGGTAAGATGCTAGGATCAGCGCAAA contains:
- the pseC gene encoding UDP-4-amino-4,6-dideoxy-N-acetyl-beta-L-altrosamine transaminase → MKEFAYSEPCLDEEDKKAVLEVLNSKQLTQGKRSLLFEEALCEFLGVKHALVFNSATSALLTLYRNFSDFNADCNEIITTPISFVATANMLLESGYKPVFAEIKNDGNIDELALEKLINEKTKAIVSVDYAGKSVEVGSIQKLCKRHSLSFLSDSSHALGSEYQNKKVGDFALASVFSFHAIKPITTAEGGAVVTNDSELYEKMKLFRSHGMLKKDFFEGEVKSIGHNFRLNEIQSALGLSQLKKAPLLMQKREEIALVYDRIFKDNPYFTPLHPLLKDKSSNHLYPILMRQKFFTCKKLILENLHKRGILAQVHYKPIYQYQLYQQLFNTAPLKSAEDFYRTEISLPCHANLDLESVQNIAHGVLKTFEDLKIE
- a CDS encoding ribonucleotide-diphosphate reductase subunit beta, which gives rise to MEVSRKKIYNPNSTESVNERKIFGGNPTSMFDLNKIKYQWADHLWKTMLANTWFAEEVSMNDDKRDYLKLSAEEKIGYDRALAQLIFMDSLQTNNLIDNVNPFITSPEINLCLVRQAYEEALHSHAYAVMVESISANTEEIYDMWRNDMQLKSKNDYIAQVYMELAKNPTEENILKALFANQILEGIYFYSGFSYFYTLARSGKMLGSAQMIRFIQRDEVTHLILFQNMINALRNERADLFTPQLINEVIGMFKKAVEIEASWGDYITQGKILGLTSSLIEQYIQFLADSRLSKVGIAKVYGVQHPIKWVESFSSFNEQRSNFFEARVSNYAKGSVSFDDF